One window from the genome of Carnobacteriaceae bacterium zg-84 encodes:
- the secA2 gene encoding accessory Sec system translocase SecA2: MKNPNGLFSLNRLRLNRIKRILKQVNQFADYMASLSNEQLQHQTVLFKERLVNGETLDDLLPEAFAAIREADKRILGMFPYDVQVMGGIVLHQGNIAEMKTGEGKTLTATMPLYLNALAGKPVMLVTNNGYLALRDKEEMGPVYEFMGLSVSTPVSKDDDEMVKATEKQAFYKADIIYTTNGSLGFDYLGDNLVDSKNKKYMCPLSYAIIDEIDAVLLDSAQTPLVISGSPKVQSNLYTMTNEFILTLVENEDYKCDEDRSNVWLTRKGIQEAEKFFGLKNIYTKENFQLVRNIVLALRANTLLERDEDYAVWKGKVTLLDKTTGRLLHGMKLGSGQHQALEAKERVELSADTKTMASITFQNLFKMFDKLAGMSGTAKVDESEFIETYGMSVVVIPTNRKSIRKDLPDSVYRNLPDKLYASLDYVKKIHATGQPVLVAVGSVDMSELYSELLLREGIPHSVLNAYNAAKEALMIKEAGQIGAVTVATAMAGRGTDIKLGEGVAQLGGLAVIGTERMSSKRTDLQLRGRSGRQGDPGVTKFFVSLEDDVVVKYGPKWVEKYYLEGEQKLPVKMPKALKGFKFIRLVNEAQLSSDSKGRASRETTQQFDESIQIQRQILYRARDELLLKDDKLAVNLKEIAQEVVQRFLQQYETYTKEDIMRFILDNINYRFTDTDVLDKVTSKDDLGNFLIKSFLTEIARKRAVLKDDHKFFIFQKIAILKAVDECWIDQIDNLQLLKTAVAGRRSAQKNPIYEYHHEALLTYRLMQEAIKDNMMRYLALSYVRQEDDDVIVYFP, translated from the coding sequence ATGAAAAATCCGAATGGACTTTTTAGTTTAAACAGACTGAGGCTAAATAGGATCAAACGTATTTTAAAGCAAGTTAATCAATTTGCTGATTATATGGCGTCTTTAAGTAACGAACAATTACAGCATCAAACCGTTTTGTTTAAAGAGCGTTTGGTAAATGGAGAAACATTAGATGATCTTTTGCCGGAGGCTTTTGCAGCCATTCGTGAAGCGGATAAGCGTATTTTAGGGATGTTTCCTTATGACGTGCAAGTGATGGGGGGCATTGTCTTACATCAAGGAAATATTGCTGAAATGAAAACAGGAGAGGGGAAAACATTAACAGCAACAATGCCGCTATATTTAAATGCGTTGGCTGGTAAACCTGTAATGCTTGTGACAAATAACGGTTATTTGGCTTTGCGTGATAAAGAGGAAATGGGACCTGTTTATGAGTTTATGGGTTTGAGTGTTTCTACACCTGTATCAAAAGATGATGACGAAATGGTTAAAGCAACAGAAAAACAAGCGTTTTATAAAGCGGATATTATTTATACAACGAATGGGTCACTAGGTTTTGATTATTTAGGTGATAATTTAGTGGATTCAAAGAATAAAAAATATATGTGTCCACTTTCTTATGCGATTATTGATGAAATTGATGCTGTTTTACTTGATAGTGCACAAACGCCACTTGTTATTTCTGGTTCACCGAAAGTACAGTCAAATTTATATACAATGACTAATGAATTTATTTTAACATTAGTGGAAAATGAAGATTATAAATGTGATGAAGATAGAAGTAATGTTTGGTTAACTAGAAAAGGAATACAAGAAGCAGAAAAATTTTTTGGTTTAAAAAACATATATACGAAAGAAAATTTCCAACTTGTTCGGAATATTGTATTGGCACTACGTGCCAATACGTTATTGGAAAGAGATGAAGATTATGCTGTTTGGAAAGGCAAAGTTACATTATTAGATAAGACAACCGGAAGATTATTACATGGTATGAAATTAGGTTCAGGACAACATCAAGCACTTGAAGCAAAAGAGAGGGTTGAATTGAGTGCTGATACAAAAACGATGGCATCTATTACATTCCAAAATTTATTTAAAATGTTTGATAAATTAGCGGGTATGAGTGGGACAGCAAAAGTGGATGAATCAGAATTTATTGAAACGTATGGTATGTCTGTTGTTGTTATTCCAACAAATCGTAAGTCAATTCGGAAAGATTTACCTGATTCTGTTTATCGGAATTTACCAGATAAATTATATGCGTCATTAGATTATGTAAAGAAAATTCATGCGACTGGTCAGCCCGTCTTAGTAGCTGTTGGTTCGGTGGATATGTCAGAATTGTATTCTGAATTACTTTTAAGAGAGGGGATTCCTCATAGTGTGTTGAATGCGTATAATGCCGCTAAAGAAGCCTTGATGATTAAAGAAGCTGGACAAATAGGTGCAGTGACTGTTGCAACGGCAATGGCAGGTCGAGGAACGGATATTAAACTTGGAGAAGGTGTTGCACAGCTTGGTGGATTAGCCGTTATTGGTACAGAGAGAATGAGTAGCAAGCGTACGGATTTACAGCTGAGAGGTCGTTCGGGTAGACAGGGGGATCCAGGTGTTACGAAATTTTTTGTATCACTAGAAGATGATGTGGTTGTAAAATATGGACCGAAATGGGTTGAAAAATATTACCTAGAGGGCGAACAAAAATTACCTGTTAAAATGCCTAAAGCATTAAAAGGATTTAAATTTATTCGTTTAGTGAATGAGGCTCAACTCTCAAGTGATAGTAAAGGGAGAGCATCTCGAGAAACAACACAACAATTTGATGAAAGTATTCAAATACAGCGTCAAATTTTGTATCGTGCAAGAGATGAACTTCTTTTAAAAGATGATAAATTGGCTGTGAATTTGAAAGAAATAGCACAAGAAGTGGTACAACGGTTTTTACAGCAATACGAAACATATACTAAGGAAGATATTATGAGATTTATTCTTGATAATATCAATTATCGCTTTACGGATACAGATGTATTGGATAAAGTGACGTCTAAAGATGATTTGGGAAACTTTCTAATAAAATCTTTTTTAACAGAAATCGCTAGAAAGAGAGCTGTTTTAAAAGATGATCATAAATTTTTTATATTCCAAAAAATAGCTATTTTAAAAGCGGTTGATGAATGTTGGATTGATCAAATAGATAATTTGCAGTTGTTGAAAACAGCTGTTGCAGGGCGTCGGTCAGCACAGAAAAATCCGATTTACGAGTATCATCATGAAGCGTTACTAACGTATCGATTGATGCAAGAAGCTATAAAAGACAATATGATGCGCTATTTGGCGTTAAGTTATGTTAGACAAGAAGATGATGATGTTATTGTGTATTTCCCTTAG
- the gtfA gene encoding accessory Sec system glycosyltransferase GtfA: MIYNINLGIGWASSGVEYAQAYRATVLRKIKQPAKFVFTDMIQSENIEHLTKNIGIEDSEVIWLYQYFTNIKIAPTTYTIQDFLAQFEIKPSRVEEDGLSVRYFFDALDFFVTVYVTQHNKQLVNRAEFVSKGNLIRKDYYSYTRVFSEYYAPKDNRAYLYQRRFFNEDGTTAFDEIIEENHKSIFKFPDYICFSKEELISYFIQSLHLTSDDLVIIDRATGIAQSVLRHKGQAKVATVVHAEHYSPTMIDESYILWNNYYEYQFSNAGSIDLFITSTDTQTKTLTEQFEKYTSFSPKVVTIPVGSLKQLMYPKGERRPYALMTASRLAGEKHIDWLIKAVIHAKKYLPDLSFDIYGKGGEESKLKSMIEERGAQAYIRLMGHHHLTDVYADYQAYIAGSTSEGFGLTLMEAVGSGLPIIGFDVPYGNPTFVDNGVNGYLIKRHEEDNEDYIIEQFSKKIIELFTTGQLTAFQEASYRKASQFLDKEIEYKWQCVLEEVLHDKSV; the protein is encoded by the coding sequence ATGATATATAATATAAATTTAGGGATTGGTTGGGCGAGTAGTGGTGTTGAATACGCTCAGGCATATCGTGCAACTGTTTTAAGAAAAATAAAACAGCCTGCAAAATTCGTATTTACGGATATGATTCAGTCTGAAAATATTGAACATTTGACAAAAAATATTGGTATAGAAGATTCAGAAGTGATTTGGTTATATCAATATTTTACAAATATAAAAATAGCACCAACAACGTACACCATTCAAGATTTTTTAGCACAATTTGAGATAAAGCCATCTCGTGTCGAAGAAGACGGGCTGTCGGTTCGGTATTTTTTTGATGCACTTGATTTTTTTGTGACGGTGTATGTGACACAGCACAACAAACAACTGGTTAATCGTGCTGAATTTGTATCAAAAGGGAATCTCATTCGTAAAGATTATTATTCTTATACAAGAGTATTTTCAGAGTATTATGCACCTAAAGATAATAGAGCGTATTTATACCAAAGACGATTTTTCAACGAGGACGGTACAACTGCTTTTGATGAAATCATTGAAGAAAATCATAAGAGTATTTTTAAATTTCCAGATTATATTTGTTTTTCAAAAGAAGAATTGATTTCGTATTTTATACAGTCATTGCACTTAACAAGTGATGATTTAGTGATTATTGATAGAGCAACAGGAATTGCACAAAGTGTCTTACGACATAAAGGGCAAGCAAAAGTAGCAACGGTCGTACATGCAGAGCATTATAGTCCCACAATGATTGATGAGTCTTATATTTTATGGAATAATTATTATGAATATCAATTTTCAAATGCGGGTAGTATTGATTTGTTTATTACTTCTACGGATACACAAACAAAAACATTAACAGAGCAATTTGAAAAATACACATCATTTTCTCCAAAAGTGGTGACTATCCCAGTGGGAAGTTTAAAACAACTCATGTATCCTAAGGGAGAACGACGTCCCTATGCATTGATGACAGCTTCTCGATTGGCGGGAGAAAAGCATATTGATTGGTTAATTAAAGCAGTTATCCATGCGAAAAAATATTTGCCCGATTTATCCTTTGATATTTATGGTAAAGGTGGAGAAGAATCAAAATTAAAATCAATGATCGAAGAGCGTGGAGCACAAGCGTATATTCGGTTAATGGGGCATCATCATTTAACGGATGTTTATGCAGATTACCAAGCGTATATCGCAGGTTCAACAAGTGAGGGATTTGGGTTAACGCTTATGGAAGCGGTCGGATCGGGATTACCAATTATTGGATTTGATGTACCGTACGGCAACCCAACATTTGTTGACAATGGTGTGAATGGGTATTTGATTAAACGACACGAGGAAGATAATGAAGACTATATTATTGAGCAATTTTCTAAAAAAATAATTGAGTTATTCACAACAGGTCAGTTGACAGCATTTCAAGAGGCTTCTTATCGTAAAGCGAGTCAGTTTTTAGATAAAGAAATCGAGTATAAATGGCAATGTGTCTTAGAGGAGGTGCTACATGATAAATCTGTTTGA
- the gtfB gene encoding accessory Sec system glycosylation chaperone GtfB has translation MINLFDHYNQLTKDLHQSLTLAGYTHPTVVIDDNGFLPEGIHSPYMYFLGQENKQAKALYFNQVKTPKFWEIKGTNTSGEIYCYDEKRANIFYAEPTHKRLVRTVEWLDKANIVRCVDYYNQYGRQYARTTYNTKQEPIVTTYYHVNGTEVIVENHKTGNILLSYREKIYTFKSKIEFIRFYLNEAGFDCECVIYNTLALSFLVLYGLQTLKKGVLFWQEPIHDSIPGNMQTMFNDNREFKVAVPDRSVYEKMQPLLTDAQKTKVSLSGYIYTYKRDNHYQPNALVLTNSDQVEHLEDFIQELPHITFHVAALTEMSNRLTNLSKYTNVRLYQNVTMRIVDKLFQNCDVYLDINHANEILYATRRAFDYQLLLFSFTNTKHSHFVSPDNNYPSEQWKNMSQKLSDVFSNRQLFDTLLEKQKYAAHQVGVQSYHQLLR, from the coding sequence ATGATAAATCTGTTTGATCATTATAATCAGTTAACCAAAGATTTACATCAGTCTTTGACGTTGGCCGGATATACGCATCCGACAGTTGTTATAGATGATAATGGTTTCTTACCTGAAGGGATACATTCACCATATATGTATTTTTTAGGTCAAGAAAATAAACAAGCAAAAGCTCTTTATTTTAATCAAGTAAAAACGCCTAAATTTTGGGAAATAAAAGGAACGAATACATCGGGGGAAATTTATTGTTATGATGAAAAAAGGGCGAATATTTTTTATGCAGAACCAACACATAAACGTCTTGTTAGAACGGTTGAATGGTTAGATAAAGCTAATATCGTACGTTGTGTAGACTATTATAATCAATACGGTAGACAGTATGCTCGAACAACTTATAATACAAAGCAAGAACCTATTGTGACGACTTACTATCATGTTAATGGTACAGAAGTGATTGTAGAAAATCATAAAACAGGAAATATATTGCTTTCTTATCGTGAAAAAATTTATACGTTTAAATCCAAAATTGAATTTATTCGATTTTATTTAAACGAAGCAGGCTTTGATTGTGAATGTGTGATTTACAATACACTGGCACTATCATTCCTTGTGCTTTATGGGCTACAAACATTAAAAAAAGGTGTTCTTTTTTGGCAAGAGCCTATACACGATAGCATTCCGGGGAATATGCAAACGATGTTTAATGATAATCGAGAATTTAAAGTTGCTGTTCCAGATCGTTCTGTTTATGAAAAAATGCAACCATTATTAACAGATGCGCAAAAAACAAAAGTGTCTTTAAGTGGATATATTTATACATATAAACGTGATAATCATTATCAACCAAATGCTCTTGTTTTAACGAATTCTGATCAAGTGGAGCATCTGGAAGATTTTATTCAAGAGCTACCGCATATCACATTTCATGTTGCTGCTCTTACAGAAATGTCAAATCGTCTAACAAATTTATCAAAATATACGAATGTACGCCTATATCAAAATGTAACAATGCGTATAGTAGATAAATTATTCCAAAACTGTGATGTTTATTTAGATATAAATCATGCCAATGAAATTTTATATGCGACAAGAAGAGCGTTTGATTATCAGTTACTATTGTTTAGTTTTACGAATACAAAACATAGTCATTTTGTTTCACCGGACAATAATTATCCAAGTGAGCAATGGAAAAATATGAGTCAAAAATTATCGGATGTTTTTTCTAATCGACAATTATTTGATACATTACTAGAAAAGCAAAAATATGCAGCACATCAAGTTGGGGTGCAATCGTATCATCAGTTATTGCGTTAA
- the purE gene encoding 5-(carboxyamino)imidazole ribonucleotide mutase: MVQVAVVMGSQSDWETMKHVCEILDKFGVSYHKQVISAHRTPDLMFQFAQDARKTGIKVIVAGAGGAAHLPGMIASKTTLPVVAVPIKSSTLNGIDSLLSIVQMPGGVPVGTMSIGKAGAINAGLYTVQILSAFDDVLAEKMAVYRENMRQQVLESDYILYQ; this comes from the coding sequence ATGGTACAAGTCGCTGTTGTTATGGGAAGTCAATCGGATTGGGAAACGATGAAACATGTTTGTGAGATATTAGATAAATTTGGAGTATCCTATCATAAACAAGTCATTTCTGCACACCGCACCCCAGATTTAATGTTTCAATTTGCACAGGATGCACGAAAAACAGGTATTAAAGTCATTGTTGCAGGGGCTGGAGGCGCTGCACATTTACCGGGAATGATTGCCTCAAAAACAACATTACCTGTTGTTGCCGTTCCTATCAAGTCAAGTACATTAAATGGTATTGATTCATTATTATCTATTGTACAAATGCCAGGAGGTGTTCCTGTCGGTACAATGTCTATTGGGAAAGCGGGGGCTATCAATGCCGGCTTATATACAGTGCAAATATTAAGTGCATTTGATGACGTATTGGCGGAAAAAATGGCAGTGTATAGAGAAAATATGCGACAACAAGTACTAGAAAGTGATTATATCTTGTATCAATAA
- the purK gene encoding 5-(carboxyamino)imidazole ribonucleotide synthase produces the protein MIKGNPNINVTIGIIGGGQLGKMMAQSAKRQGYRVAILDPQEDCPASQVSDWHIVSHYNDTKALCELSNCCDVITYEFENVDCQAIIDTIPADKFPQGIKTLRISQDRLLEKEFLKTHGFPVGQYEAVLSKEDLQQAIANIGYPCVLKTTRFGYDGKGQVVLISDEDIQKAETLVSQTICVLEAFVPFEKEVSIMISRNLKGQTSVFPVSENHHIHNILHTTIVPARLPDDVLERVQEIAERIADALQLVGTLGIEFFVTADNQCYVNELAPRPHNSGHYSIEACNMSQFDVSIQAVLQLPMPVIKLYSSVVMINVLGQHVDAVFALKKEKPNWHFHDYGKLESKVNRKMGHVTVLSEDVEETLREIKELEIWE, from the coding sequence ATGATAAAAGGTAATCCGAACATAAATGTAACGATTGGTATTATTGGCGGGGGTCAGTTAGGGAAAATGATGGCACAGTCTGCTAAAAGGCAAGGATATAGGGTGGCTATTTTAGATCCTCAAGAAGATTGTCCTGCTTCTCAAGTGAGTGATTGGCATATCGTATCTCATTATAATGATACAAAGGCTTTGTGCGAGTTATCAAATTGTTGTGATGTCATTACGTATGAATTTGAGAACGTCGATTGTCAAGCGATTATAGATACTATTCCTGCGGATAAATTTCCTCAAGGGATTAAAACGCTACGTATTTCACAAGATAGATTATTAGAGAAAGAGTTTTTAAAGACACATGGGTTTCCGGTTGGGCAGTATGAAGCAGTTTTGTCTAAAGAAGATTTACAACAAGCGATAGCAAACATAGGGTATCCGTGTGTTTTAAAGACCACACGATTTGGATATGATGGAAAAGGACAAGTTGTACTCATCTCGGATGAAGATATACAAAAAGCAGAAACGCTAGTAAGTCAAACGATTTGTGTATTAGAGGCATTTGTGCCTTTTGAGAAAGAAGTATCTATTATGATTAGTCGGAATCTAAAAGGTCAAACGTCTGTTTTTCCAGTCAGTGAAAATCATCATATTCATAATATTTTACATACAACAATTGTTCCGGCAAGATTACCCGATGATGTCTTGGAGCGTGTACAAGAAATTGCAGAGAGAATAGCAGATGCTTTGCAATTAGTTGGAACGCTAGGCATCGAGTTTTTTGTAACAGCAGATAATCAATGTTATGTGAATGAATTGGCACCACGTCCACATAATTCGGGACATTATTCGATTGAGGCGTGCAATATGTCCCAATTTGATGTATCTATTCAAGCGGTTTTACAATTACCTATGCCAGTAATCAAATTGTACTCTTCAGTTGTCATGATCAATGTGTTAGGTCAGCATGTTGATGCTGTTTTTGCACTAAAAAAAGAAAAACCGAATTGGCATTTCCATGATTATGGAAAGTTGGAGAGTAAAGTCAATCGAAAAATGGGGCATGTGACGGTGCTGAGTGAGGATGTTGAGGAAACATTGAGAGAGATTAAGGAGTTAGAAATATGGGAATAA
- a CDS encoding phosphoribosylformylglycinamidine synthase translates to MDRRIFVKKKESYNQESFMLCQQLNNMYGFELAQATIYHVYDIYNIEETTYSLAKKSVFSEVMIDDVYETLTLKEGYYFAYETLPAQYDQRADSAMQCIALLDNQSQAVVRSGRVIVFDKCLSENDLLKVEQFLVNPIEARVKDMSCLSFSIDATPKPLRDMTGFNVFDTAQLEEIKREMSLAMSIEDLVFIQSYFRTEHRDPTETEIYVLDCYWSDHCRHTTFETVLDDVSIQSALFKKEMQEAYDTYLAMRKSLQVSKPVTLMDMASIIGKYHVRVLKDKKIEVSEEINACSFFTENIVNGRTEQWLVQFKNETHNHPSEIEPFGGASTCIGGAIRDPLSGRSYVYQAMRVSGSGNILQKREETLPHKLPQIDISKGTAHGNSSYGNQIGLATTFVRELYDDSYIAKHMEVGAVVGAVKVGDFKRETPKKDDLVLLIGGRTGRDGIQGASGSSVVHTNQSLETASSQVQKGNAIEERKLQRLFRQPHVTKLIKKCNDFGAGGVCVAIGELSEGIHIQLDKVLVKYQGLNATELATSESQERMAVVISPSDYEVFTKACEEENIEYAHVATITDKRRLEMYYGAEKVVDMSADFLATSGVRQHANALLIDNKGNNPFNHKSFSKEAVLEELSDLNVTCQKGIAQRFDASIGATTVLMPFAGKHQLTPVQASVQALPVLHATGDTGTILTYGLIPKISHYSPFLSSMYAVLESVAKIYAVGGDKESLYFSFQEYFEKLGTSPEKWGKVTQSLLGSIVAQHKIGRASIGGKDSMSGTFNDLNVVETLISFACAPVKTEHIITPELKNIGNKLYYVPVEKDERGYPNIEKAIEHYEYVKTAIRNKHIVSVYVQEEGSVAASLIKMALGNRVGFTVNHDTILDFTPASLVVESTVDLPFTLLGYVSEDISINGETFSFEEVYKAYTQTLNPIYPLYQNEDKGHCEQISVLPKEPIYYDEYVDDVKVVIPVFPGTNCEYDTEKAFKDAGAMTQTVVIRNKKEHDIEQSIDAFVKAIQESHIIMFPGGFSSGDEPDGSAKFIVNVLKNAKVKEAIHQHLAKKRLILGICNGFQALIKSGLIPYGEIRDVTQDDLTLYRNDSYHHISTSAWTRVANLNSPWTQGFTLDEMHEVMFSHGEGKLVGTMLPAYKHLVAFQYCDFNGLASEHGQFNPNGSVLAIEGMMSENGLVLGKMGHSERYGEGLYKTNTLKGRQDIFTNGVQYFKYKKEKK, encoded by the coding sequence ATGGATAGACGGATTTTTGTAAAGAAAAAAGAAAGTTATAATCAAGAATCATTTATGTTATGTCAACAACTGAATAACATGTATGGTTTTGAATTGGCACAAGCGACAATATATCATGTATATGATATATACAATATTGAGGAAACAACATATTCATTGGCAAAGAAATCTGTTTTTTCAGAAGTGATGATTGATGATGTGTACGAAACACTTACATTAAAAGAGGGATATTATTTTGCTTACGAAACATTGCCTGCTCAATACGATCAAAGAGCAGATAGTGCGATGCAGTGTATTGCATTATTGGATAATCAATCACAGGCTGTTGTTAGAAGTGGTAGGGTTATTGTGTTTGATAAGTGTTTATCTGAGAATGATTTGTTAAAAGTTGAACAATTTTTAGTCAATCCGATTGAAGCCCGTGTCAAAGATATGTCTTGTCTGTCTTTTTCGATTGATGCAACGCCAAAACCATTAAGGGATATGACAGGATTTAATGTATTTGATACCGCACAATTAGAAGAGATAAAACGAGAGATGTCTTTGGCGATGTCGATTGAGGATTTAGTGTTTATCCAATCCTATTTTAGAACGGAGCATAGAGATCCAACAGAAACAGAAATTTATGTGTTGGATTGCTATTGGAGTGACCATTGCCGTCACACAACCTTTGAAACAGTGTTAGATGATGTGTCTATTCAATCGGCACTGTTTAAAAAAGAAATGCAAGAAGCGTACGATACTTATTTGGCTATGAGAAAGTCATTACAGGTCAGTAAACCAGTAACGCTAATGGATATGGCAAGCATTATCGGAAAGTATCATGTACGGGTGTTAAAAGATAAAAAAATCGAAGTAAGTGAAGAAATCAATGCATGCTCTTTTTTCACAGAGAATATAGTCAATGGACGCACAGAGCAGTGGTTAGTGCAGTTTAAAAATGAAACGCATAATCATCCGAGTGAGATTGAACCTTTTGGGGGTGCTAGTACATGTATTGGCGGTGCTATTCGTGATCCGCTTTCTGGTAGAAGTTATGTGTATCAAGCAATGCGTGTGTCGGGTAGTGGCAATATTCTACAAAAACGAGAAGAAACTTTACCACATAAATTACCTCAAATTGATATTTCAAAAGGGACAGCGCATGGTAATTCTTCTTATGGTAATCAAATTGGATTGGCAACGACATTTGTAAGAGAGTTGTATGATGATTCTTATATTGCCAAACACATGGAAGTTGGTGCTGTTGTTGGTGCTGTTAAAGTTGGTGATTTTAAGCGAGAAACACCTAAGAAAGATGATTTGGTTTTATTGATTGGGGGAAGAACGGGACGTGACGGTATTCAAGGTGCGAGTGGATCAAGTGTGGTGCATACCAACCAGTCTTTAGAAACAGCGTCTAGTCAAGTGCAAAAAGGAAATGCTATTGAAGAACGTAAATTACAGCGTTTGTTTAGACAACCTCATGTGACAAAATTGATTAAAAAATGCAATGACTTTGGTGCAGGTGGTGTATGTGTTGCTATTGGAGAATTGTCGGAGGGCATACATATACAATTAGATAAAGTACTTGTTAAATATCAAGGATTAAATGCAACAGAATTGGCAACGAGTGAATCTCAAGAGCGGATGGCGGTCGTTATCTCTCCAAGTGATTATGAAGTATTTACGAAAGCATGTGAAGAAGAGAATATTGAATATGCACATGTGGCAACCATTACTGATAAACGTCGTTTGGAAATGTATTATGGGGCTGAAAAAGTCGTGGATATGAGTGCTGATTTTTTAGCAACAAGTGGTGTAAGACAGCATGCAAATGCACTGTTGATTGATAATAAAGGGAACAATCCTTTCAACCATAAGTCATTTTCTAAAGAAGCTGTTTTAGAAGAATTAAGTGACTTAAATGTGACCTGTCAAAAAGGGATAGCCCAACGATTTGATGCTTCTATTGGAGCAACAACCGTTTTGATGCCTTTTGCGGGGAAACATCAACTAACTCCTGTTCAAGCGAGTGTTCAAGCTTTACCAGTGCTACATGCAACTGGGGATACAGGAACAATTTTGACCTATGGGCTTATTCCAAAAATTTCTCACTATTCACCGTTTTTATCGTCTATGTATGCTGTTTTAGAAAGTGTGGCAAAAATATATGCTGTTGGTGGAGATAAAGAAAGTTTGTATTTTTCTTTCCAAGAGTATTTTGAAAAATTAGGAACTTCTCCAGAAAAATGGGGCAAAGTGACACAAAGTTTATTAGGTAGTATTGTAGCACAACATAAAATTGGACGAGCAAGTATTGGCGGGAAAGATAGTATGTCTGGTACGTTTAATGATTTAAATGTTGTTGAAACGCTAATTTCATTTGCTTGTGCTCCAGTCAAAACAGAGCATATCATAACACCTGAGTTAAAAAATATTGGAAATAAATTATATTATGTACCAGTAGAAAAAGATGAACGGGGTTATCCAAATATAGAAAAAGCAATAGAGCATTATGAATATGTCAAAACAGCGATACGAAATAAACACATCGTATCTGTGTACGTACAAGAAGAAGGCAGCGTTGCAGCTTCTTTAATCAAAATGGCATTAGGCAATAGAGTTGGATTTACCGTAAATCACGATACTATTTTAGATTTTACGCCTGCGTCATTGGTGGTGGAATCAACCGTAGATTTACCATTTACTTTACTTGGCTATGTTAGTGAAGATATTTCTATCAATGGAGAAACATTCTCGTTTGAAGAAGTATATAAAGCCTATACACAGACATTAAATCCGATTTATCCACTTTATCAAAATGAAGATAAAGGGCATTGTGAACAAATCTCTGTTTTGCCAAAAGAGCCTATTTATTATGATGAGTATGTCGATGATGTTAAAGTGGTGATTCCTGTTTTTCCTGGGACAAATTGTGAGTATGACACAGAAAAAGCATTCAAAGATGCGGGTGCAATGACACAAACAGTTGTGATACGAAATAAGAAAGAGCATGATATTGAACAATCTATTGATGCCTTTGTTAAAGCCATTCAAGAATCGCATATTATTATGTTTCCAGGTGGATTTTCAAGTGGTGATGAACCTGACGGCAGTGCAAAATTTATTGTTAATGTATTGAAAAATGCCAAAGTAAAAGAAGCCATTCATCAACATTTAGCAAAAAAACGATTGATTTTAGGTATTTGTAATGGATTTCAAGCCTTAATTAAATCGGGGCTAATACCTTATGGAGAAATTCGAGATGTGACTCAAGACGATTTAACCTTATATCGTAATGATAGTTATCATCATATTTCAACATCTGCATGGACGCGTGTTGCAAATCTGAATTCTCCATG